A genomic segment from Garra rufa chromosome 5, GarRuf1.0, whole genome shotgun sequence encodes:
- the ckma gene encoding creatine kinase, muscle a: MPFGNTHNNFKFNYKVEEEYPDLTKHNNHMAKVLTKEMYGKLRDKQTPTGFTLDDAIQTGVDNPGHPFIMTVGCVAGDEESYDVFKDLFDPVISDRHGGYKATDKHKTDLNFENLKGGDDLDPNYVLSSRVRTGRSIKGYALPPHNSRGERRAVEKLSVEALNSLDGEFKGKYYPLKSMTDAEQEQLIADHFLFDKPVSPLLLAAGMARDWPDGRGIWHNENKTFLVWVNEEDHLRVISMQKGGNMKEVFKRFCVGLQRIEEIFKKHNHGFMWNEHLGFILTCPSNLGTGLRGGVHVKLPKLSTHAKFEEILTRLRLQKRGTGGVDTASVGGVFDISNADRIGSSEVEQVQCVVDGVKLMVEMEKKLEKGESIDSMIPAQK, from the exons ATGCCTTTCGGAAACACCCACAACAACTTCAAATTCAACTATAAAGTTGAGGAGGAGTATCCAGACCTTACCAAGCACAACAACCACATGGCCAAGGTGCTGACTAAGGAAATGTATGGCAAGCTTAGGGACAAGCAGACCCCCACTGGATTCACCTTGGATGATGCCATCCAGACCGGTGTTGACAACCCAG GTCACCCCTTCATCATGACCGTCGGCTGTGTTGCTGGTGATGAGGAGTCCTATGACGTGTTCAAGGATCTCTTCGACCCTGTCATCTCCGACCGTCACGGTGGATACAAGGCAACTGACAAGCACAAGACTGACCTCAACTTTGAGAACCTGAAG GGTGGAGATGACCTGGACCCCAACTACGTTCTGAGCAGCCGTGTGCGTACCGGCCGCAGCATCAAGGGATACGCCCTGCCCCCCCACAACAGCCGTGGAGAGCGCAGAGCTGTGGAGAAGCTGTCTGTTGAAG CTCTGAACAGCTTGGACGGAGAGTTCAAGGGCAAGTACTACCCCCTGAAGTCCATGACTGACGCTGAGCAGGAGCAGCTGATCGCTGACCACTTCCTCTTTGACAAACCCGTCTCCCCCCTGCTGCTGGCTGCTGGTATGGCCCGCGACTGGCCCGATGGCAGAGGCATTTG GCACAATGAGAACAAGACCTTCCTGGTCTGGGTGAATGAGGAGGATCACCTGCGTGTCATTTCCATGCAGAAGGGTGGCAACATGAAGGAGGTGTTCAAGCGCTTCTGCGTTGGTCTTCAGAGG ATTGAGGAGATTTTCAAGAAGCACAACCATGGATTCATGTGGAACGAGCATCTTGGTTTCATTCTGACCTGCCCCTCCAACCTGGGCACAGGCCTGCGTGGTGGTGTCCACGTCAAGCTGCCCAAGCTGAGCACACACGCCAAGTTTGAGGAGATCCTGACCAGACTGCGTCTGCAGAAGCGTGGCACAG GTGGTGTGGACACCGCTTCCGTTGGTGGAGTGTTTGACATTTCCAACGCTGACCGTATTGGCTCTTCAGAGGTTGAGCAAGTTCAGTGCGTGGTTGATGGCGTTAAGCTGATGGTCGAGATGGAGAAGAAGCTGGAGAAGGGCGAGTCCATTGACAGCATGATCCCTGCCCAGAAGTAA